TGGACATGGTCGACGAGAACACCATCTGCGTCGCCGCCATCCTCGGCTCCACCCTCACCGGCGAGTTCGAGGACGTCAGGCGCCTCaacgacctcctcgccgccaagaacaagcgGACGGGTTGGGACACGCCGATCCACGTCgacgcggcgagcggcgggttCATCGCGCCGTTCATCTACCCGGAGCTGGAGTGGGACTTCCGGCTGCCGCTGGTGAAGAGCATCAACGTCAGCGGCCACAAGTACGGGCTCGTCTACGCCGGCGTCGGGTGGGTCATCTGGCGCAACAAGGAGGACCTCCCCGAGGAGCTCATCTTCCACATCAACTACCTCGGCGCCGACCAGCCAACCTTCACGCTCAACTTCTCCAAAGGCACGAAATTATTTTTCCAGAATTAAATGATCCGTACATATATAGAGTGGAGTAGTACATTTTGTGACTTGGCAAGTTCATTTTTGTGCAGGGTCCAGTCagattattgcgcaatattaccAGTTTCTTCGACTCGGATTTGAGGTATACTGAGACTAATTGCCCCAAAATTtcgaatttaaaattttgaaaattttatgtcAAACTCCTAtaatttcgattttttttttggccggATGCACATCCTACCGGAACACACCGGCATAACTGAAATTTCGCAAAATTCTTTCTGAAATTGTGCACATTTATTTCAGTTTGATTGAACCGTTGGGTTGTTTGATTGTTGCAGGGGTACAAGAGCGTGATGAAGAACTGCATGGAGAGCGCGAGGACGCTCCGGGAGGGCCTGGAGAAGACGGGGCGGTTCACCATCATCTCCAAGGAGGAGGGCGTGCCGCTGGTGGCCTTCACGTTcaaggacggcgccggcgcgcagGCCTTCAGGCTGTCGTCGGGCCTGCGCCGGTACGGGTGGATCGTGCCGGCGTACACGATGCCGGCGGCGCTGGAGCACATGACGGTGCTCCGCGTCGTCGTCCGGGAAGACTTCGGCCGGCCGCTCGCCGAGCGGTTCCTGTCCCACGTCAGGATGGCCCTGGACGAGATGGACCTCGCCGCCAGGGCCCCCGTGCCCAGGGTGCAGCTCACCATCGAGCTCGGCCCCGCCCGgaccgccggcgaggaggcctcGATCAGGGTGGTCAAGAGCGAGGCCGTGCCCGTGCGCAAGAGCgtcccgctcgtcgccggcaaaACCAAGGGCGTTTGCTAGACCgggttaaatttttttttaaaatactgGTGGGAACacgaccaaaataaaatttcaaaatggGAGCGTACTAAACCTTCTTTATGCTACAGTAACTATGTAGTACAAGCATGCCGAAAGTTAATCATCGTGTGTAATCGTATTAGAGTTTGCAACAGCATATTATAATGTGGAGAAGAACACGCAAGCGACATCAACCAGGACTCTGCActtctgatgaagttctgaaacCCATAAGGATTCAGATAAACATGAGCAGACACTGaaatatgtatgtacataaAAAATTTGTGCGAGGCATGCACATCATGCTTGAGCACGTTATTGTTGCAGAAAACACGAATTCAACGAATTAAAGGGAAGATaacttgcattttttttatttggatctACAACAACACTTCCCTGAAGTGTTTATGTCCGTTTCTGACGGACGGCCACGATTTGCAGTGACCGGTTTACGAGGTTCGCTTGGCTCGCTGCCGCGCGCGTCAGCGCTTGCGGGAGAAGAGGCCGGAGCAAACCTCGTGGAAGGCCTCGAGGATGGCGGCGCGGTGCTCGCGGGCGTTCACGGACACGTAGCAGTTGAGCAGGGCGCGCAGCTCCGCCGGCTCCGCCATCCGCTTCGCCGTGATCACCTCCGCGATGGACCGCCGGAACTCCTCCCGCGGGTCGCTCGTCCTCCTGTCCACCGCCACCAGCACGACGCACGGCCTCCTCTGGCCgcacgacgcgccgccgccgccgtcgtcgtagTGGCCGCCGCAGTAGTTGCACGCGCAACGGCAAGGCCCGCCGCGCTGAACCTGCCGCTCGGCGGCCGTCTCCGTCGTCCCATGGCGCGggagcgggcgcgggcgcgacgCGGCCGACgaccggccggccgcggcgtcgATCATGGACTGCAGCCTCGCCTGGACCATCCCGTGCGCGAGGTTGGACAGCCCCCTcgactgcggcggcgggagcCGCTGCTCCACCGCGTACTCCACCGACGagcacgacgccgacgacgacacgCTGAGCCGCGACGCGCCGCAGCACAGCGCCCGGCACCTGCCGTTCCTCTGCCTCGcccccgctcccgccgccttctccttcgccatcaccgccgcatggtccctgcctcctcctcctcctcctccgctcttccGCTCCGGCCTCTTGCTCCGCCCCGAGAAGAGCGGCattgcgccgcgccgccgccgccgccgctccgtcgtcgcctcgcgctCTGCGGCCTGCAGGCTTGCAGAGGCAATTGGCATGCGGGTGCAGTAGAAGAGGACAGTGCTGCACGATTGTAAAGCGAGGCAAAGGCGCCGCCTTTTGGGCCTTTGTGATTGAGCCAATTTTCTAAGCCTCGGCAAAGGGGAGAGTAGCTAGGCGCCTTTGGGGCTTAGCCGGATCATGCTGTCCCCTAACCTGCAGCAACTTGGCATCTCAGTATACCCACTTTCTCTTTGGCTCTGCATTATCAACTATGATCATCAGCTAACCTCGCCAAATTAAAACGTGAATAGACCTCTTATTCTAAACCAAACCGTAGCCGCCATGGcgtgaaacttacatatcaTAATTACAGCACCACATGTTGTTTGCCTGTATGAATTCTTCAGACACAGACTTCTTCAGGGAAGTGATATAGTGTGCTATGTGTTGTTCTATCTTCCATCTCTAACTGTTCCTAACAACAGCTGATTTCAGACTTTTTTGTGTACTCTGTGAGCAATTTCAGACAttggacaaaaaaaagaaaaaaagaaaaagagagaactCGTATCTGCTTCAGAGATTCGGCTCCCGTGGCATAGTGACATGTGTGCTAATCCCCTAATTAAGCACACAAACCTTTGATTAGGTGTTCACTGAGCCCATCCCAAAAGAGGAGACAAGGGAGCCCAAACGGAAGCAAAGCTAGAACGAACAGCCACGCAGCCGCAGCTGGTGGTAGTGGCCGTCATGTGGCCATCATTGCAATTAAACTCGATATATCATAAACCGCGAAATGGTCAACAAGCTTTTGGGCAAgctctcccctcccctttcctttccATCTCGCCTCCTTTCCGATCCGTCTCtctgttctgtttttttttcccaccgTTTCCCTTCTCGGCAAGCTGGCGCCGACAGGTTTGCAGAGTGTTTCTGCCCAACACCAAAGTTTATTGTGTTCTTTGTGTTGTTGATGTTTCAGGCTTTCGATCGGCAGCTTCATGATCAATTCATCGTTCTTTGTTTGATTCGGTGGTCGTTGGCGGTGTATATGCATGCCGGTTGCTGTCAGTTTAAAGATGAGACGAACAGCTTTCTatttttgatttattttagcCACAGTACACGACGATACGTAAGTTTGTACCCAGCC
This window of the Oryza sativa Japonica Group chromosome 4, ASM3414082v1 genome carries:
- the LOC4335977 gene encoding glutamate decarboxylase 4 codes for the protein MVLTHVEAVEEGSEAAAAVFASRYVQDPVPRYELGERSISKDAAYQIVHDELLLDSSPRLNLASFVTTWMEPECDRLILEAINKNYADMDEYPVTTELQNRCVNIIARLFNAPVGDGEKAVGVGTVGSSEAIMLAGLAFKRRWQNRRKAAGKPHDKPNIVTGANVQVCWEKFARYFEVELKEVKLTEGCYVMDPVKAVDMVDENTICVAAILGSTLTGEFEDVRRLNDLLAAKNKRTGWDTPIHVDAASGGFIAPFIYPELEWDFRLPLVKSINVSGHKYGLVYAGVGWVIWRNKEDLPEELIFHINYLGADQPTFTLNFSKGSSQIIAQYYQFLRLGFEGYKSVMKNCMESARTLREGLEKTGRFTIISKEEGVPLVAFTFKDGAGAQAFRLSSGLRRYGWIVPAYTMPAALEHMTVLRVVVREDFGRPLAERFLSHVRMALDEMDLAARAPVPRVQLTIELGPARTAGEEASIRVVKSEAVPVRKSVPLVAGKTKGVC
- the LOC107278255 gene encoding uncharacterized protein: MPIASASLQAAEREATTERRRRRRGAMPLFSGRSKRPERKSGGGGGGGRDHAAVMAKEKAAGAGARQRNGRCRALCCGASRLSVSSSASCSSVEYAVEQRLPPPQSRGLSNLAHGMVQARLQSMIDAAAGRSSAASRPRPLPRHGTTETAAERQVQRGGPCRCACNYCGGHYDDGGGGASCGQRRPCVVLVAVDRRTSDPREEFRRSIAEVITAKRMAEPAELRALLNCYVSVNAREHRAAILEAFHEVCSGLFSRKR